One window of Leopardus geoffroyi isolate Oge1 chromosome B3, O.geoffroyi_Oge1_pat1.0, whole genome shotgun sequence genomic DNA carries:
- the CDAN1 gene encoding codanin-1 isoform X4, which yields MAAVLESLLREEVSVAAAVRWIARSAQSSEDDPGEAAALSSLRPLRKEFVPFLLNFLREQSSRVLPQGPPTPAKAPGSSAALPGRPGGPPRGGRGARSQLFPPTEPSSTAAAEAPSARRGGRRRGPGPGRERGGRGPGGLEEGVSGESSPWAGGRRPRGSGSPGSPSLARSDPPNLSNLEEFPPVGSVPPGPAGTKPSRRINPTPVSEERSLSKPKTCFTSPPINCVPSSQPSVPDTSPWGHGLPPGCRSLQEEREMLRKERSKQLQQSPTPACPTSESGSPLPSRTGNLTAEPADPARVSSRQRLELIALIYSSCIAENLVPNLFLELFFVLQLLTARRMVATKESDLEPIPGALDSLESPLFQSVHDCVFFAVQVLEHQFQVLSYLDKGTLKLLAENERLLCFSPALQGRLRAAYEGSVAKVSLAMPPSAQAVSFQPETDNRANFSSDRAFHTFKKQRDVFFEVLREWEDRHEEPGWDFEKGLGSRIRAMMGQLSAACSHSHFVRLFQKQLLQMCQSPSGTGGMVLGEAPDVLSMLGADKLGRLRRLQERLVAPQSSGGPCPPPTFPGCQGFFRDFILSASSFQFNQHLMDSLSLKIRELNSLALPQPEPSDEDGESDVDWQGERRQFAMVLLSLRLLAKFLGFVAFLPYRGPEPPPTRELQDSILALRSQVPPALDVRALLQQGLRARRAVLTVPWLVEFLSLADHIVPLLDYYRSIFSLLLHLHRSLVLSKESEGEMCFLNKLLLLAVLGWLFQIPTVPEDLFFLEEGQLDTFEVDTVTSEHGLDGMPVVDQHLLYTCCPYIGELRKLLASWVSGSSGRSGGFVRKITPTTTTGLGAQPPRTTQGLQAQLAQAFFHNQPPSLRRTVEFVAERIGSNCVKHIKATLVADLVRQAESLLQEQLVTQGQEGCDPAQLLEILCSQLCPHGAQALTRGREFCQKKSPGAVRALLPEETPAAVLSSAENIAVGLATEKACAWLSANITALIRREVKAAVSRTLRAQGPEPAARGERRGCSRACEHHAPLPSHLISEIKDVLALAVGPRDPEEGVSPEHLEQLLGQLGQTLRCRQFLCPPAEQHLAKCSVELASLLVADQIPVLGPPVQHRLERGQARRLLHMLLSLWKDDFQVPVPLQLLLSPRNLGLLADTRPREWDLLLFLLRELVEKGLMGRTEIEACLGSLHDAQWPKDFSEELATLFNPFLAEPHMPEPQLRACELVQTNRGTVLAQS from the exons ATGGCGGCCGTTTTGGAGTCGCTGCTGCGAGAGGAGGTGTCGGTCGCAGCCGCGGTGAGGTGGATCGCGCGCAGCGCCCAGAGTTCGGAG GATGACCCCGGGGAGGCGGCCGCGCTGAGCTCCCTCCGGCCACTGCGGAAGGAATTCGTGCCATTCCTGCTGAACTTCCTGAGGGAGCAGAGCAGCCGCGTCCTCCCGCAgggccccccaacccccgccaagGCCCCGGGCTCCTCGGCAGCTCTGCCTGGGAGGCCCGGGGGCCCGCCGCGGGGCGGCCGCGGGGCGCGCAGCCAGCTCTTCCCTCCGACGGAGCCTTCCAGCACCGCCGCCGCCGAGGCCCCTTCGGCCCGCCGCgggggcaggaggcggggccCGGGGCCGGGTCGCGAGCGGGGAGGCCGCGGCCCCgggggcctggaggagggggtcAGCGGAGAGAGTTCGCCTTGGGCCGGGGGCCGGAGGCCCAGGGGATCTGGCAGCCCCGGCAGCCCCAGCCTCGCGCGCTCTGATCCGCCAAACCTCAGCAACCTGGAGGAGTTCCCTCCCGTAGGCTCGGTTCCCCCCGGCCCTGCAGG GACGAAGCCTTCGCGCAGGATCAATCCAACTCCGGTGAGCGAAGAGCGGTCGCTGTCCAAGCCCAAGACCTGCTTCACCTCACCCCCAATCAACTGTGTCCCCAGTTCCCAACCCTCAGTCCCGGACACTAGCCCTTGGGGCCATGGCCTTCCCCCAGGGTGCAGAAGTCTGCAAGAGGAACGGGAGATGCTCAGGAAGGAGCG CTCTAAGCAGCTGCAGCAGTCACCTACTCCCGCCTGTCCCACCTCAGAATCGgggtctcccctccccagccGGACAGGTAACCTCACAGCTGAGCCTGCTGACCCTGCCAGAGTGTCTTCCCGCCAGCGCCTAGAGCTGATAGCCCTCATCTACTCTTCATGCATCGCAG AGAACCTGGTACCAAACCTCTTCTTGGAGCTTTTCTTCGTCCTTCAACTCCTTACTGCTCGGAGGATGGTGGCCACGAAGGAGAGTGACCTTGAACCAATTCCGGGAGCACTAG ATTCCCTGGAAAGCCCTCTGTTCCAGAGTGTCCATGATTGTGTCTTCTTTGCAGTACAGGTTTTGGAGCATCAGTTTCA GGTTCTTTCCTACTTGGACAAAGGGACCTTAAAACTGTTGGCTGAGAATGAGCGGCTGCTGTGCTTTTCACCAGCTCTGCAAGGCCGCCTCCGAGCTGCCTATGAGGGCAGTGTTGCCAAG GTCTCTCTGGCGATGCCACCGTCTGCTCAAGCTGTCTCCTTTCAGCCAGAAACTGACAATCGTGCCAACTTCTCCAGTGACCGAGcttttcatacttttaaaaaacaaag GGATGTGTTTTTTGAGGTGCTTCGAGAGTGGGAAGATCGGCATgaggagcctggctgggattttGAGAAGGGCTTGGGCAGCAGGATCAG AGCCATGATGGGTCAGCTCTCTGCAGCCTGCAGCCACAGCCATTTCGTTCGGCTTTTCCAGAAACAACTTCTCCAG ATGTGTCAGAGTCCCAGTGGCACCGGAGGCATGGTCTTGGGTGAAGCTCCGGATGTGTTAAGTATGCTTGGAGCTGACAAACTGGGGCGGTTGCGGCGCCTACAGGAGAGGCTTGTGGCCCCTCAGAGCAGCGGGGGGCCCTGTCCGCCCCCCACCTTCCCGGGCTGTCAGGGATTCTTCAGGGACTTCATCCTGAGCGCCAGCAG cttCCAGTTTAATCAGCATCTCATGGACAGTCTGAGTTTAAAGATCCGGGAGCTCAACAGCCTTGCCCTGCCACAGCCTGAGCCTAGTGACGAAGATGGGGAGTCAGATGTGGACTGGCAG GGTGAACGGAGGCAGTTTGCCATGGTGCTGCTCAGCCTGAGGCTTCTGGCTAAATTCCTGGGCTTTGTGGCTTTCCTGCCATACCGGGGGCCTGAGCCACCCCCCACCCGTGAGCTCCAGGACTCCATTCTGGCCCTGAGGAGCCAG gtgcccccggccCTGGATGTGCGGGCGCTGTTGCAGCAGGGGCTGCGGGCCCGCCGAGCCGTGCTCACGGTGCCCTGGCTGGTGGAGTTCCTCTCCCTCGCTGACCACATTGTGCCACTGCTGGACTATTACCGCAGcatcttctctctcctgctccaccTACATAG GAGCTTGGTCTTGTCAAAGGAAAGCGAGGGGGAGATGTGTTTCCTTAACAAGTTGCTGCTGCTTGCTGTTCTGGGCTGGCTTTTCCAG ATTCCCACAGTCCCTGAGGATCTGTTCTTTCTGGAAGAGGGTCAGTTGGATACTTTTGAGGTGGATACAGTAACTTCAGAGCACGGGTTG GATGGCATGCCTGTGGTGGACCAGCACCTACTCTACACCTGCTGCCCCTATATTG GAGAGCTCCGAAAACTGCTCGCTTCATGGGTGTCAGGCAGCAGTGGGCGGAGTGGAGGCTTTGTGAGGAAGAtcactcccaccaccaccacgggTCTTGGAGCCCAGCCTCCCCGGACCACCCAGGGGCTGCAG GCACAGCTGGCCCAAGCCTTTTTCCACAACCAGCCGCCTTCCCTGCGCAGGACTGTGGAATTTGTGGCTGAAAGAATCGGCTCTAACTGTGTCAAACACATCAA GGCCACACTGGTGGCAGATCTGGTACGCCAGGCTGAGTCGCTTCTTCAGGAGCAGCTGGTGACGCAGGGACAGGAAGGGTGTGATCCAGCCCAGCTGTTGGAGATCTTGTGTTCCCAGCTGTGCCCCCACGGGGCCCAGGCACTGACCCGGGGGCGGGA GTTCTGTCAGAAGAAGAGCCCTGGGGCAGTACGGGCACTGCTTCCCGAGGAGACCCCGGCAGCT GTTCTAAGCAGCGCAGAGAACATTGCTGTGGGGCTTGCGACAGAGAAGGCCTGTGCCTGGTTGTCAGCCAACATCACAG CACTGATCAGGAGGGAGGTGAAGGCGGCAGTGAGTCGCACACTTCGAGCCCAGGGTCCTGAACCAGCTGCCCGGGGGGAGCGGAGGGGCTGCTCCCGAGCCTGTGAGCACcacgctcccctcccctcccacctcatcTCCGAGATCAAA GATGTGCTCGCTCTGGCTGTGGGGCCCCGGGACCCTGAGGAGGGAGTCTCTCCGGAGCATCTGGAGCAGCTCCTGGGCCAGCTGGGCCAGACACTGCGGTGCCGCCAG TTTCTGTGCCCGCCTGCAGAGCAGCATCTGGCAAAGTGCTCGGTGGAGTTAGCATCCCTCCTTG TGGCAGACCAGATCCCTGTCCTCGGGCCCCCGGTACAGCACCGGCTGGAGAGAGGACAGGCTCGCAGGCTCCTGCACATGCTGCTTTCCCTGTGGAAGGATGACTTTCAGGTGCCGGTTCCACTGCAGCTGCTGCTGAGCCCAAGAAACCTGGGGCTTCTGGCAGACACTCGGCCAAGGGAG TGGGACCTGCTGCTGTTCTTGCTCCGGGAGCTGGTAGAGAAAGGGCTGATGGGACGGACAGAGATAGAGGCCTGCCTGGGCAGCCTCCATGATGCCCAGTGGCCAAAG GACTTCTCTGAAGAATTAGCAACACTGTTCAACCCATTTCTAGCTGAGCCTCACATGCCAGAACCCCAGCTAAGAGCTTGTGAGCTGGTGCAAACAAACCGGGGGACTGTGCTGGCCCAGAGCTAG
- the CDAN1 gene encoding codanin-1 isoform X1, producing the protein MAAVLESLLREEVSVAAAVRWIARSAQSSEVTAPTRPQAWPECAFRDDPGEAAALSSLRPLRKEFVPFLLNFLREQSSRVLPQGPPTPAKAPGSSAALPGRPGGPPRGGRGARSQLFPPTEPSSTAAAEAPSARRGGRRRGPGPGRERGGRGPGGLEEGVSGESSPWAGGRRPRGSGSPGSPSLARSDPPNLSNLEEFPPVGSVPPGPAGRTKPSRRINPTPVSEERSLSKPKTCFTSPPINCVPSSQPSVPDTSPWGHGLPPGCRSLQEEREMLRKERSKQLQQSPTPACPTSESGSPLPSRTGNLTAEPADPARVSSRQRLELIALIYSSCIAENLVPNLFLELFFVLQLLTARRMVATKESDLEPIPGALDSLESPLFQSVHDCVFFAVQVLEHQFQVLSYLDKGTLKLLAENERLLCFSPALQGRLRAAYEGSVAKVSLAMPPSAQAVSFQPETDNRANFSSDRAFHTFKKQRDVFFEVLREWEDRHEEPGWDFEKGLGSRIRAMMGQLSAACSHSHFVRLFQKQLLQMCQSPSGTGGMVLGEAPDVLSMLGADKLGRLRRLQERLVAPQSSGGPCPPPTFPGCQGFFRDFILSASSFQFNQHLMDSLSLKIRELNSLALPQPEPSDEDGESDVDWQGERRQFAMVLLSLRLLAKFLGFVAFLPYRGPEPPPTRELQDSILALRSQVPPALDVRALLQQGLRARRAVLTVPWLVEFLSLADHIVPLLDYYRSIFSLLLHLHRSLVLSKESEGEMCFLNKLLLLAVLGWLFQIPTVPEDLFFLEEGQLDTFEVDTVTSEHGLDGMPVVDQHLLYTCCPYIGELRKLLASWVSGSSGRSGGFVRKITPTTTTGLGAQPPRTTQGLQAQLAQAFFHNQPPSLRRTVEFVAERIGSNCVKHIKATLVADLVRQAESLLQEQLVTQGQEGCDPAQLLEILCSQLCPHGAQALTRGREFCQKKSPGAVRALLPEETPAAVLSSAENIAVGLATEKACAWLSANITALIRREVKAAVSRTLRAQGPEPAARGERRGCSRACEHHAPLPSHLISEIKDVLALAVGPRDPEEGVSPEHLEQLLGQLGQTLRCRQFLCPPAEQHLAKCSVELASLLVADQIPVLGPPVQHRLERGQARRLLHMLLSLWKDDFQVPVPLQLLLSPRNLGLLADTRPREWDLLLFLLRELVEKGLMGRTEIEACLGSLHDAQWPKDFSEELATLFNPFLAEPHMPEPQLRACELVQTNRGTVLAQS; encoded by the exons ATGGCGGCCGTTTTGGAGTCGCTGCTGCGAGAGGAGGTGTCGGTCGCAGCCGCGGTGAGGTGGATCGCGCGCAGCGCCCAGAGTTCGGAGGTAACAGCGCCGACACGCCCCCAGGCCTGGCCCGAGTGTGCTTTCCGC GATGACCCCGGGGAGGCGGCCGCGCTGAGCTCCCTCCGGCCACTGCGGAAGGAATTCGTGCCATTCCTGCTGAACTTCCTGAGGGAGCAGAGCAGCCGCGTCCTCCCGCAgggccccccaacccccgccaagGCCCCGGGCTCCTCGGCAGCTCTGCCTGGGAGGCCCGGGGGCCCGCCGCGGGGCGGCCGCGGGGCGCGCAGCCAGCTCTTCCCTCCGACGGAGCCTTCCAGCACCGCCGCCGCCGAGGCCCCTTCGGCCCGCCGCgggggcaggaggcggggccCGGGGCCGGGTCGCGAGCGGGGAGGCCGCGGCCCCgggggcctggaggagggggtcAGCGGAGAGAGTTCGCCTTGGGCCGGGGGCCGGAGGCCCAGGGGATCTGGCAGCCCCGGCAGCCCCAGCCTCGCGCGCTCTGATCCGCCAAACCTCAGCAACCTGGAGGAGTTCCCTCCCGTAGGCTCGGTTCCCCCCGGCCCTGCAGG CAGGACGAAGCCTTCGCGCAGGATCAATCCAACTCCGGTGAGCGAAGAGCGGTCGCTGTCCAAGCCCAAGACCTGCTTCACCTCACCCCCAATCAACTGTGTCCCCAGTTCCCAACCCTCAGTCCCGGACACTAGCCCTTGGGGCCATGGCCTTCCCCCAGGGTGCAGAAGTCTGCAAGAGGAACGGGAGATGCTCAGGAAGGAGCG CTCTAAGCAGCTGCAGCAGTCACCTACTCCCGCCTGTCCCACCTCAGAATCGgggtctcccctccccagccGGACAGGTAACCTCACAGCTGAGCCTGCTGACCCTGCCAGAGTGTCTTCCCGCCAGCGCCTAGAGCTGATAGCCCTCATCTACTCTTCATGCATCGCAG AGAACCTGGTACCAAACCTCTTCTTGGAGCTTTTCTTCGTCCTTCAACTCCTTACTGCTCGGAGGATGGTGGCCACGAAGGAGAGTGACCTTGAACCAATTCCGGGAGCACTAG ATTCCCTGGAAAGCCCTCTGTTCCAGAGTGTCCATGATTGTGTCTTCTTTGCAGTACAGGTTTTGGAGCATCAGTTTCA GGTTCTTTCCTACTTGGACAAAGGGACCTTAAAACTGTTGGCTGAGAATGAGCGGCTGCTGTGCTTTTCACCAGCTCTGCAAGGCCGCCTCCGAGCTGCCTATGAGGGCAGTGTTGCCAAG GTCTCTCTGGCGATGCCACCGTCTGCTCAAGCTGTCTCCTTTCAGCCAGAAACTGACAATCGTGCCAACTTCTCCAGTGACCGAGcttttcatacttttaaaaaacaaag GGATGTGTTTTTTGAGGTGCTTCGAGAGTGGGAAGATCGGCATgaggagcctggctgggattttGAGAAGGGCTTGGGCAGCAGGATCAG AGCCATGATGGGTCAGCTCTCTGCAGCCTGCAGCCACAGCCATTTCGTTCGGCTTTTCCAGAAACAACTTCTCCAG ATGTGTCAGAGTCCCAGTGGCACCGGAGGCATGGTCTTGGGTGAAGCTCCGGATGTGTTAAGTATGCTTGGAGCTGACAAACTGGGGCGGTTGCGGCGCCTACAGGAGAGGCTTGTGGCCCCTCAGAGCAGCGGGGGGCCCTGTCCGCCCCCCACCTTCCCGGGCTGTCAGGGATTCTTCAGGGACTTCATCCTGAGCGCCAGCAG cttCCAGTTTAATCAGCATCTCATGGACAGTCTGAGTTTAAAGATCCGGGAGCTCAACAGCCTTGCCCTGCCACAGCCTGAGCCTAGTGACGAAGATGGGGAGTCAGATGTGGACTGGCAG GGTGAACGGAGGCAGTTTGCCATGGTGCTGCTCAGCCTGAGGCTTCTGGCTAAATTCCTGGGCTTTGTGGCTTTCCTGCCATACCGGGGGCCTGAGCCACCCCCCACCCGTGAGCTCCAGGACTCCATTCTGGCCCTGAGGAGCCAG gtgcccccggccCTGGATGTGCGGGCGCTGTTGCAGCAGGGGCTGCGGGCCCGCCGAGCCGTGCTCACGGTGCCCTGGCTGGTGGAGTTCCTCTCCCTCGCTGACCACATTGTGCCACTGCTGGACTATTACCGCAGcatcttctctctcctgctccaccTACATAG GAGCTTGGTCTTGTCAAAGGAAAGCGAGGGGGAGATGTGTTTCCTTAACAAGTTGCTGCTGCTTGCTGTTCTGGGCTGGCTTTTCCAG ATTCCCACAGTCCCTGAGGATCTGTTCTTTCTGGAAGAGGGTCAGTTGGATACTTTTGAGGTGGATACAGTAACTTCAGAGCACGGGTTG GATGGCATGCCTGTGGTGGACCAGCACCTACTCTACACCTGCTGCCCCTATATTG GAGAGCTCCGAAAACTGCTCGCTTCATGGGTGTCAGGCAGCAGTGGGCGGAGTGGAGGCTTTGTGAGGAAGAtcactcccaccaccaccacgggTCTTGGAGCCCAGCCTCCCCGGACCACCCAGGGGCTGCAG GCACAGCTGGCCCAAGCCTTTTTCCACAACCAGCCGCCTTCCCTGCGCAGGACTGTGGAATTTGTGGCTGAAAGAATCGGCTCTAACTGTGTCAAACACATCAA GGCCACACTGGTGGCAGATCTGGTACGCCAGGCTGAGTCGCTTCTTCAGGAGCAGCTGGTGACGCAGGGACAGGAAGGGTGTGATCCAGCCCAGCTGTTGGAGATCTTGTGTTCCCAGCTGTGCCCCCACGGGGCCCAGGCACTGACCCGGGGGCGGGA GTTCTGTCAGAAGAAGAGCCCTGGGGCAGTACGGGCACTGCTTCCCGAGGAGACCCCGGCAGCT GTTCTAAGCAGCGCAGAGAACATTGCTGTGGGGCTTGCGACAGAGAAGGCCTGTGCCTGGTTGTCAGCCAACATCACAG CACTGATCAGGAGGGAGGTGAAGGCGGCAGTGAGTCGCACACTTCGAGCCCAGGGTCCTGAACCAGCTGCCCGGGGGGAGCGGAGGGGCTGCTCCCGAGCCTGTGAGCACcacgctcccctcccctcccacctcatcTCCGAGATCAAA GATGTGCTCGCTCTGGCTGTGGGGCCCCGGGACCCTGAGGAGGGAGTCTCTCCGGAGCATCTGGAGCAGCTCCTGGGCCAGCTGGGCCAGACACTGCGGTGCCGCCAG TTTCTGTGCCCGCCTGCAGAGCAGCATCTGGCAAAGTGCTCGGTGGAGTTAGCATCCCTCCTTG TGGCAGACCAGATCCCTGTCCTCGGGCCCCCGGTACAGCACCGGCTGGAGAGAGGACAGGCTCGCAGGCTCCTGCACATGCTGCTTTCCCTGTGGAAGGATGACTTTCAGGTGCCGGTTCCACTGCAGCTGCTGCTGAGCCCAAGAAACCTGGGGCTTCTGGCAGACACTCGGCCAAGGGAG TGGGACCTGCTGCTGTTCTTGCTCCGGGAGCTGGTAGAGAAAGGGCTGATGGGACGGACAGAGATAGAGGCCTGCCTGGGCAGCCTCCATGATGCCCAGTGGCCAAAG GACTTCTCTGAAGAATTAGCAACACTGTTCAACCCATTTCTAGCTGAGCCTCACATGCCAGAACCCCAGCTAAGAGCTTGTGAGCTGGTGCAAACAAACCGGGGGACTGTGCTGGCCCAGAGCTAG
- the CDAN1 gene encoding codanin-1 isoform X5 translates to MAAVLESLLREEVSVAAAVRWIARSAQSSEVTAPTRPQAWPECAFRDDPGEAAALSSLRPLRKEFVPFLLNFLREQSSRVLPQGPPTPAKAPGSSAALPGRPGGPPRGGRGARSQLFPPTEPSSTAAAEAPSARRGGRRRGPGPGRERGGRGPGGLEEGVSGESSPWAGGRRPRGSGSPGSPSLARSDPPNLSNLEEFPPVGSVPPGPAGRTKPSRRINPTPVSEERSLSKPKTCFTSPPINCVPSSQPSVPDTSPWGHGLPPGCRSLQEEREMLRKERSKQLQQSPTPACPTSESGSPLPSRTGNLTAEPADPARVSSRQRLELIALIYSSCIAENLVPNLFLELFFVLQLLTARRMVATKESDLEPIPGALDSLESPLFQSVHDCVFFAVQVLEHQFQVLSYLDKGTLKLLAENERLLCFSPALQGRLRAAYEGSVAKVSLAMPPSAQAVSFQPETDNRANFSSDRAFHTFKKQRDVFFEVLREWEDRHEEPGWDFEKGLGSRIRAMMGQLSAACSHSHFVRLFQKQLLQMCQSPSGTGGMVLGEAPDVLSMLGADKLGRLRRLQERLVAPQSSGGPCPPPTFPGCQGFFRDFILSASSFQFNQHLMDSLSLKIRELNSLALPQPEPSDEDGESDVDWQGERRQFAMVLLSLRLLAKFLGFVAFLPYRGPEPPPTRELQDSILALRSQVPPALDVRALLQQGLRARRAVLTVPWLVEFLSLADHIVPLLDYYRSIFSLLLHLHRSLVLSKESEGEMCFLNKLLLLAVLGWLFQIPTVPEDLFFLEEGQLDTFEVDTVTSEHGLDGMPVVDQHLLYTCCPYIGELRKLLASWVSGSSGRSGGFVRKITPTTTTGLGAQPPRTTQGLQAQLAQAFFHNQPPSLRRTVEFVAERIGSNCVKHIKFCQKKSPGAVRALLPEETPAAVLSSAENIAVGLATEKACAWLSANITALIRREVKAAVSRTLRAQGPEPAARGERRGCSRACEHHAPLPSHLISEIKDVLALAVGPRDPEEGVSPEHLEQLLGQLGQTLRCRQFLCPPAEQHLAKCSVELASLLVADQIPVLGPPVQHRLERGQARRLLHMLLSLWKDDFQVPVPLQLLLSPRNLGLLADTRPREWDLLLFLLRELVEKGLMGRTEIEACLGSLHDAQWPKDFSEELATLFNPFLAEPHMPEPQLRACELVQTNRGTVLAQS, encoded by the exons ATGGCGGCCGTTTTGGAGTCGCTGCTGCGAGAGGAGGTGTCGGTCGCAGCCGCGGTGAGGTGGATCGCGCGCAGCGCCCAGAGTTCGGAGGTAACAGCGCCGACACGCCCCCAGGCCTGGCCCGAGTGTGCTTTCCGC GATGACCCCGGGGAGGCGGCCGCGCTGAGCTCCCTCCGGCCACTGCGGAAGGAATTCGTGCCATTCCTGCTGAACTTCCTGAGGGAGCAGAGCAGCCGCGTCCTCCCGCAgggccccccaacccccgccaagGCCCCGGGCTCCTCGGCAGCTCTGCCTGGGAGGCCCGGGGGCCCGCCGCGGGGCGGCCGCGGGGCGCGCAGCCAGCTCTTCCCTCCGACGGAGCCTTCCAGCACCGCCGCCGCCGAGGCCCCTTCGGCCCGCCGCgggggcaggaggcggggccCGGGGCCGGGTCGCGAGCGGGGAGGCCGCGGCCCCgggggcctggaggagggggtcAGCGGAGAGAGTTCGCCTTGGGCCGGGGGCCGGAGGCCCAGGGGATCTGGCAGCCCCGGCAGCCCCAGCCTCGCGCGCTCTGATCCGCCAAACCTCAGCAACCTGGAGGAGTTCCCTCCCGTAGGCTCGGTTCCCCCCGGCCCTGCAGG CAGGACGAAGCCTTCGCGCAGGATCAATCCAACTCCGGTGAGCGAAGAGCGGTCGCTGTCCAAGCCCAAGACCTGCTTCACCTCACCCCCAATCAACTGTGTCCCCAGTTCCCAACCCTCAGTCCCGGACACTAGCCCTTGGGGCCATGGCCTTCCCCCAGGGTGCAGAAGTCTGCAAGAGGAACGGGAGATGCTCAGGAAGGAGCG CTCTAAGCAGCTGCAGCAGTCACCTACTCCCGCCTGTCCCACCTCAGAATCGgggtctcccctccccagccGGACAGGTAACCTCACAGCTGAGCCTGCTGACCCTGCCAGAGTGTCTTCCCGCCAGCGCCTAGAGCTGATAGCCCTCATCTACTCTTCATGCATCGCAG AGAACCTGGTACCAAACCTCTTCTTGGAGCTTTTCTTCGTCCTTCAACTCCTTACTGCTCGGAGGATGGTGGCCACGAAGGAGAGTGACCTTGAACCAATTCCGGGAGCACTAG ATTCCCTGGAAAGCCCTCTGTTCCAGAGTGTCCATGATTGTGTCTTCTTTGCAGTACAGGTTTTGGAGCATCAGTTTCA GGTTCTTTCCTACTTGGACAAAGGGACCTTAAAACTGTTGGCTGAGAATGAGCGGCTGCTGTGCTTTTCACCAGCTCTGCAAGGCCGCCTCCGAGCTGCCTATGAGGGCAGTGTTGCCAAG GTCTCTCTGGCGATGCCACCGTCTGCTCAAGCTGTCTCCTTTCAGCCAGAAACTGACAATCGTGCCAACTTCTCCAGTGACCGAGcttttcatacttttaaaaaacaaag GGATGTGTTTTTTGAGGTGCTTCGAGAGTGGGAAGATCGGCATgaggagcctggctgggattttGAGAAGGGCTTGGGCAGCAGGATCAG AGCCATGATGGGTCAGCTCTCTGCAGCCTGCAGCCACAGCCATTTCGTTCGGCTTTTCCAGAAACAACTTCTCCAG ATGTGTCAGAGTCCCAGTGGCACCGGAGGCATGGTCTTGGGTGAAGCTCCGGATGTGTTAAGTATGCTTGGAGCTGACAAACTGGGGCGGTTGCGGCGCCTACAGGAGAGGCTTGTGGCCCCTCAGAGCAGCGGGGGGCCCTGTCCGCCCCCCACCTTCCCGGGCTGTCAGGGATTCTTCAGGGACTTCATCCTGAGCGCCAGCAG cttCCAGTTTAATCAGCATCTCATGGACAGTCTGAGTTTAAAGATCCGGGAGCTCAACAGCCTTGCCCTGCCACAGCCTGAGCCTAGTGACGAAGATGGGGAGTCAGATGTGGACTGGCAG GGTGAACGGAGGCAGTTTGCCATGGTGCTGCTCAGCCTGAGGCTTCTGGCTAAATTCCTGGGCTTTGTGGCTTTCCTGCCATACCGGGGGCCTGAGCCACCCCCCACCCGTGAGCTCCAGGACTCCATTCTGGCCCTGAGGAGCCAG gtgcccccggccCTGGATGTGCGGGCGCTGTTGCAGCAGGGGCTGCGGGCCCGCCGAGCCGTGCTCACGGTGCCCTGGCTGGTGGAGTTCCTCTCCCTCGCTGACCACATTGTGCCACTGCTGGACTATTACCGCAGcatcttctctctcctgctccaccTACATAG GAGCTTGGTCTTGTCAAAGGAAAGCGAGGGGGAGATGTGTTTCCTTAACAAGTTGCTGCTGCTTGCTGTTCTGGGCTGGCTTTTCCAG ATTCCCACAGTCCCTGAGGATCTGTTCTTTCTGGAAGAGGGTCAGTTGGATACTTTTGAGGTGGATACAGTAACTTCAGAGCACGGGTTG GATGGCATGCCTGTGGTGGACCAGCACCTACTCTACACCTGCTGCCCCTATATTG GAGAGCTCCGAAAACTGCTCGCTTCATGGGTGTCAGGCAGCAGTGGGCGGAGTGGAGGCTTTGTGAGGAAGAtcactcccaccaccaccacgggTCTTGGAGCCCAGCCTCCCCGGACCACCCAGGGGCTGCAG GCACAGCTGGCCCAAGCCTTTTTCCACAACCAGCCGCCTTCCCTGCGCAGGACTGTGGAATTTGTGGCTGAAAGAATCGGCTCTAACTGTGTCAAACACATCAA GTTCTGTCAGAAGAAGAGCCCTGGGGCAGTACGGGCACTGCTTCCCGAGGAGACCCCGGCAGCT GTTCTAAGCAGCGCAGAGAACATTGCTGTGGGGCTTGCGACAGAGAAGGCCTGTGCCTGGTTGTCAGCCAACATCACAG CACTGATCAGGAGGGAGGTGAAGGCGGCAGTGAGTCGCACACTTCGAGCCCAGGGTCCTGAACCAGCTGCCCGGGGGGAGCGGAGGGGCTGCTCCCGAGCCTGTGAGCACcacgctcccctcccctcccacctcatcTCCGAGATCAAA GATGTGCTCGCTCTGGCTGTGGGGCCCCGGGACCCTGAGGAGGGAGTCTCTCCGGAGCATCTGGAGCAGCTCCTGGGCCAGCTGGGCCAGACACTGCGGTGCCGCCAG TTTCTGTGCCCGCCTGCAGAGCAGCATCTGGCAAAGTGCTCGGTGGAGTTAGCATCCCTCCTTG TGGCAGACCAGATCCCTGTCCTCGGGCCCCCGGTACAGCACCGGCTGGAGAGAGGACAGGCTCGCAGGCTCCTGCACATGCTGCTTTCCCTGTGGAAGGATGACTTTCAGGTGCCGGTTCCACTGCAGCTGCTGCTGAGCCCAAGAAACCTGGGGCTTCTGGCAGACACTCGGCCAAGGGAG TGGGACCTGCTGCTGTTCTTGCTCCGGGAGCTGGTAGAGAAAGGGCTGATGGGACGGACAGAGATAGAGGCCTGCCTGGGCAGCCTCCATGATGCCCAGTGGCCAAAG GACTTCTCTGAAGAATTAGCAACACTGTTCAACCCATTTCTAGCTGAGCCTCACATGCCAGAACCCCAGCTAAGAGCTTGTGAGCTGGTGCAAACAAACCGGGGGACTGTGCTGGCCCAGAGCTAG